From a single Arthrobacter sp. SLBN-112 genomic region:
- a CDS encoding VOC family protein codes for MRLKMCSIHVQDPAAAHAFYTGTLGFDTLMAMPEYNLYIIKDPGANDSSSAGLLLEPSDNPIGADYMNAVREAGLPAIVFGVPDVQAEYERLVAAGVSFKTPPTTDQFGTSAVFDDGCGNYIQIHQD; via the coding sequence ATGCGACTCAAGATGTGCAGCATCCACGTCCAGGACCCCGCCGCGGCCCACGCCTTCTACACGGGCACGCTGGGCTTTGACACGCTCATGGCCATGCCGGAGTACAACCTCTACATCATCAAGGATCCGGGAGCGAACGACAGCAGCTCAGCAGGCCTTCTCCTTGAACCCAGCGACAATCCGATCGGGGCGGACTACATGAACGCTGTTCGCGAGGCGGGGCTTCCCGCGATCGTCTTCGGGGTTCCCGATGTGCAGGCGGAGTACGAGCGGCTCGTGGCCGCAGGAGTCAGTTTCAAAACCCCGCCCACCACGGATCAGTTCGGGACCAGTGCCGTGTTTGACGACGGCTGCGGCAACTACATCCAGATCCACCAGGACTGA
- a CDS encoding DUF5997 family protein — protein sequence MTSANSQSMKPATVAKKLGIYLPATPQEFQDSTISREEFAELQANPPEWLAELRRNGPHPRPVVAQKLNVSISGLARGGVEEALTTAEITALLQAPPQWLVTERATHAAVRAEAQRVKEEAAKKQANKDRAQAK from the coding sequence ATGACCTCTGCAAACTCCCAGTCCATGAAGCCGGCCACCGTTGCCAAGAAACTTGGCATCTATCTCCCGGCCACGCCGCAGGAGTTCCAGGATTCAACCATCAGCCGCGAGGAGTTCGCCGAACTTCAGGCCAACCCGCCGGAATGGCTCGCGGAGCTCCGCCGCAACGGCCCGCACCCACGCCCCGTGGTGGCTCAGAAGCTGAACGTGTCCATCAGCGGCCTGGCCCGCGGCGGAGTGGAGGAAGCGCTCACGACTGCGGAAATCACCGCGCTGCTGCAGGCTCCGCCACAGTGGCTGGTCACCGAACGAGCCACGCACGCGGCTGTCCGCGCTGAGGCACAGCGGGTCAAGGAAGAGGCCGCGAAGAAGCAGGCCAACAAGGACCGGGCACAGGCCAAATAG
- a CDS encoding LysR family substrate-binding domain-containing protein: protein MAGFMDWEFAEVMLQGYPGGGYCEDVPADNAPTPDAHAAPDEAAPRVLRIAYVAGVTPGKWIRRWEERMPHIPLEAFMVDDGAQLGTLRDGQADMAFVRLPIDRDALSAIPLYEEQPVVVAPKGHEISVFEEVDLADLAQESFLDVAALGGPEAALQVVAAGAGLVILPMSVARHFNVKDTVARRLSGADGTEIALAWPTEATDEVLEEFIGIVRGRTAQSSRQPSAQPEKVKKEPKPDRRGTGAKKAPKVAQRYAPNPDKGRGRGSRKKGKR from the coding sequence GTGGCCGGCTTCATGGACTGGGAGTTTGCAGAGGTCATGCTTCAAGGGTATCCGGGCGGCGGGTACTGTGAAGACGTGCCCGCCGACAATGCCCCCACGCCCGACGCCCACGCCGCCCCTGATGAGGCGGCGCCACGGGTGCTTCGCATCGCGTACGTAGCCGGGGTCACCCCGGGCAAATGGATCCGCCGCTGGGAAGAGCGGATGCCACATATTCCCCTTGAAGCATTTATGGTCGACGACGGCGCGCAGCTTGGGACGCTCCGGGACGGACAGGCGGACATGGCGTTCGTCCGCCTGCCCATCGACCGGGACGCGCTCAGTGCCATACCCCTTTACGAAGAACAGCCCGTGGTGGTTGCACCGAAGGGTCACGAGATTTCCGTGTTCGAGGAAGTGGACCTCGCTGACCTGGCGCAGGAATCGTTCCTCGACGTTGCCGCCCTGGGCGGACCGGAGGCGGCGCTCCAGGTGGTTGCCGCCGGCGCCGGCCTGGTGATCCTGCCCATGTCGGTGGCCCGCCACTTCAACGTCAAAGATACGGTGGCGCGCAGGCTCAGCGGGGCGGACGGAACCGAAATCGCGCTGGCCTGGCCCACCGAGGCAACGGATGAGGTGCTGGAGGAATTCATCGGCATCGTTCGTGGCCGCACCGCCCAAAGTTCACGCCAGCCATCCGCGCAGCCTGAGAAGGTGAAGAAGGAGCCCAAGCCGGACCGTCGGGGCACCGGTGCCAAGAAGGCCCCCAAGGTGGCCCAGCGTTATGCACCCAACCCGGACAAGGGCCGCGGCCGGGGCTCACGCAAGAAGGGCAAACGATAG